One Apodemus sylvaticus chromosome 14, mApoSyl1.1, whole genome shotgun sequence DNA window includes the following coding sequences:
- the LOC127664565 gene encoding putative vomeronasal receptor-like protein 4, with amino-acid sequence MKFKIVLNISEIIIFLLLTGLGTAANVSIFVSYICTFMFSGKKSIHLILIHLALTNIMVLSSKVMPTTIAALRLRHFLGDVGCYIIVYLERMARGLSICTSSLLTVVQAVIMSPRVSWWGRLRLKSAWHVLLSLFFFWILNSLISMNLLLSIRDTATDTLQLIKNSKYCYLKKESQKNNIFLILMVLRDAVFQGAMGGASVYMVFLLHKHHQHVLYLQNSKLLYRTPPELRAAQSVLLLMLCFVFFYWTDCVVSLYLSSSLKNDSLAIHFQEFLTIGYAVLSPFMLIHRDGHLAECCHVH; translated from the coding sequence ATGAAGTTCAAAATAGTTTTGAATATTAGTGAAATAATCATATTCCTTCTTCTAACTGGACTTGGAACTGCGGcaaatgtttccatttttgtgAGTTATATATGCACTTTTATGTTCTCTGGAAAGAAGTCTATACACCTTATTCTCATCCACTTGGCTTTGACAAATATTATGGTGCTTTCTTCTAAGGTAATGCCAACGACAATTGCAGCTTTAAGGTTGAGACACTTCCTAGGTGATGTAGGCTGCTACATTATTGTTTACCTAGAAAGGATGGCCCGGGGCCTGTCCATCTGTACCAGTAGTCTCCTCACAGTGGTTCAGGCTGTTATTATGAGCCCCAGAGTCTCCTGGTGGGGGAGGCTCAGACTAAAGTCTGCATGGCACGTGCTTCTCTCTTTGTTCTTCTTTTGGATTCTAAATTCATTGATCAGCATGAACCTCCTTCTTTCCATCAGAGACACAGCTACAGACACCTTACAACTGATCAAGAATAGCAagtattgttatttaaaaaaagaaagtcagaaaaaCAACATTTTTCTCATCCTCATGGTCCTGAGGGATGCAGTGTTTCAGGGTGCCATGGGAGGGGCCAGTGTCTACATGGTATTTCTTCTCCACAAGCACCACCAACATGTCCTCTACCTGCAGAACTCCAAGCTTCTCTACAGAACTCCCCCTGAGCTGAGAGCTGCCCAGAGTGTCCTCCTTCtgatgctctgttttgttttcttttattggacaGATTGTGTTGTTTCCTTATATTTATCTTCCTCTTTGAAGAATGACTCCTTAGCAATCCATTTTCAAGAGTTTCTGACCATTGGTTATGCAGTTCTTAGCCCGTTTATGCTGATTCACAGGGATGGACACCTGGCTGAATGTTGCCATGTTCATTAA